The genomic window tatgGAGGATTAACAAGATTATCTTGAAAAATTTTTGTAAggtgttaagaaagaaaaaaagaggttgGGCGGTTATCTATGAGGAAGGGGACACACTATACAATGTAAATATTGTATCTATTTCTGACTGAAATTAGACTGACAATGGTATGGCATGCAGACTCTTGTGTTTACATGAGCAGCCAGATCGGTTCgtggattacatttgaaaagctttcctAGGTAATATGGGACAGAAtacttgaagagaagaaaaaattggatAAAAAGAAAGTATAGCTGGCAAATATGCTGTaaaatgtcccccccccccatttttatccttttagatTGGTCATGCTTGGTAAAGGTATACTAGATTAATGAAAGGAATAGGTTAGGTTGTGTGGGTAGCATTCTTAAGAGCAACTATGGAtttcaaatcaagataacaattgACATTGTAATGAGCTCTGTTTGGGGAAACTGTACCATGAAATTGATATCATATCTATTACAGACCAACATTAAACAACATTTAGTGTGGGAAACATATATACTCATCAATTGATTgatgggttacagttaaaaacAGGACTAGGTGAGAGgggacataaaatataaaagggagaaGATAGAAGTGGTAAAAGCCAGGACAGGTATTCCAGTTTCCTGTCCGATCTGGTTTGGTGAGGGTAGATTTTAACCTAAAATAGATTGTATATATAGCATACTAGAAGATATGTGGAATGTTAATAACCACTGTATTGGAAGTATCTACCAAGTATTATTATTGAGTAGGTCATGTGCATCACGAATTCTTTCACATAAGCAAGTATTAGCATTATGGTGTAGTCATGATAAACTAATAAGAATCATTACATTCAGCACCAGCAATGCTGCGTGGTATGGGGTAAAAGGTCTGAGGAGATGAGGAAAAATCTCTTTCTTAAGGCTTGTGAAGGCCCTAGGGATGGGGACCGGGAGGCATGACTCCTAGCTCAGCAAGGGATTTGGCACCCAGATGGCAATAGATTCAAATGGTGTGACACTGGGATCAAGAGCACAGAGAGGGCTTAGACTACCTGAGATGCCAGGCCCTGTCAGGTAGGCAAGGATGCTGCACAGGGTTCCCTTTCCCAACCCCCATTTTGAACGCACCATTCTGTCTGAGCTGGAGTGGTCTGAGATCCCCATCGCCAATAAAGTCTTCAGGCATTGGGTCCGAAGGGAAGATCCCAGCACAGCAGAGGCACACAACTCCCAAATATCAATGGATGCAAAGGTATAACATTGAGAGCCAGAGCCCAGGCTAGGCTTAGACCACCTGAGCTGCCAGGCTCTGCCCATGGGAAGGGTTTCTGTACAGGGTTCCCTTTCGACCCCCCATTTTGTACCCACCTTCTGTTTTgagataaatttttctttgatccGAATTGGCCAGtcacagttccagggatgggtTCCAGAGGGAGGACTACCAGCCTAGCAAGGAACTCAACTCCCAGATGGCAATGGATTTCACAGAGAGCAAGAGCCCAGGGCAGCTTAGACTACCTCAGCTGCCAAGCCTCGCCCAGTGTGAGGGGTTGTTGCACAGGGTTCCATTTTCCAACACCCATTTTGGAACCATCTTTCTGTTTCTGGCTGGAGTGGTCTGAGTTCCCAATTGGCAGGTAAAACCTCCGATCATTGAGTCCTAGAGGGAGAACTCAGAACCCATCAATGGACTCTCTCCCAGAAGGCAATGGATTCAAATGGTGTGACATTCGGAGTCAAAGTCCAGGCAGGAATTAGACTACCTGAGCTGCCAGACCATGCCCAGTGGGAGGAATTGCTGCAGACCTTTTCTTTTCCCAAGTGGCATTTTGGACCCAGATTTCTCTTTCTGGCTGGAGTAGTCTGAGTTCCCCATCAGCCAGTGAAGGCTCTGGGGAGAGGGTCCAGGAAGGAAGAATCCCAGCACAGCACATACTTGCTCCCAGTTGCAATGGATTCAAAAGTGTGACACTGAGAGCCAGAGCCCAGACTGGGTTTATACTGCCTGAGCTGCCAGGTCCTGCTCAGTTGGCGGGGTTGCTGCACAGGCTTCCCTTTTTTACTCATTTTGGACCCACTCTTCTGTTTCTGACTGGAATGGTCTGAGTTCCCCATTGGCAAGTGTAGGTTCCGGGGATGGGGTTCCAGAGGGGGGACTCCCATCTCAGCAAAGGACTCGATCCCAGAATGCAATGGATTCAAATGGTGTGACACTGGAAtccagagtacaggcagggattggatTACCTGAGCTGCCTTTCCTGCACAGTGGGTGTAGTTGCTGCACAGGGCTCCCTTTCCCAACCCATGTTTGGACCCCCATTTCTGTTTCTGATTGAGAGTGGTCTCAGTTCCTCATCGGCAGTGAACGCTCAGGGGATGGAGTCCCAGAGGGAGGACTCGCAGCCCAGCAAGGGACTTGCTGCCAGATGGAAAGGGATTCAAACCGTATGACCCAAATTTTCAACTAATATAAGGAGCACTAGGAATGTACTTTTTTGAGTCTAATCGTACTTTATTATATACTTCAAACCGACAAAATTTGTGAAAACAAGTGTTTTTTGCAGTATTGTAAAGCAATATTGTAGAAAGGCACACCATTTTATTCACttatacaaataatttataaacagAATGAATATAATTGAATAATAATTGTACATATATGATTCAAAATTCATATAAAACTATAAGATAAAATGTTCTCAAAGAGATATAACAtcctaaatagtttttttttgtgccacacctggctttgcttaaTTGTTAGTCCTGGCACTGAATTTAGGGATTCTccctggcagtggtcagaggaCCCTATATGTTGCTGAATGTTAAACTGTGTGCTGCTACATGTAAGACAACAACCAACACACTGTGCAGCAAAATTGTTGAAAATTTTAAGTAACATAAACCCATCAAGTGGTATCAATACCACAAACAATTCGTATGATACAGAAAACTTTAAGCATAGGAAGCTCTATTTAATACCTAGTTTAATATAAATACTTGTTATTGAGTAGTAAATATTCTTATGTTATTAGTTTAGTAGCTTATAAATATTTGTGCTGTGAAAGTTCTCTTCAGCCAAGGAACTTTAAGAGAATTAATGTTACAATAATTAATACACACTTCAGAAAATGTAGACAACCCCATGTTATTTATTCTAGAAGAATGGATTGTCTTGTATTTaaacataaacatatttaaatgtatatttataaatacaaatatatataggcAATTTTCCTTTTCAGTTAAATTGTGAGAGTGATAGTgagagaacaagaaagagaggataaaagagaaaaatgttgaaGCATGTTTGTAAGTATGCCAATTGTAAACATTATAAGGAACAAAATTAGCCCTAGTTTAAAAGATAAACACATTTCTTATAATTTCATGTAAACCAAGgggtttataaaaaataaagacaaaaatcatttttagtgCCAGAATaagataattaatattttaaaaccatCAATTGTAGTCTTTTTAATTGGAACAGAAAGATAAAACGCAGAAATAAAGATTCCAAGtgaagagtaaaggaataaaatgtcaaggaaagtagagaaaattaattaaagttaGGTTTTACTtgtacctaaaaaaataaaacataagggcAAATTTATACAAGttgcatttttcatttctatctaACCTCAGATGGGACAGAATGCTGGAATAGACACGACACATTTTAAGATGGCAGGCGTAGTGTGAGATGTTCACGTTCTTCAAGTATATCAGTGGTAATGGAGGACTCGTCCGAATCTGTAGAACCAGCGATTCCAGCTCCATCAATTGCTCCACAATGACGCAGATGATCTTAGGATCTTAAGTTACGCATAACATGCCGAATCACGTACTTTTCAAAAAGATCCCTATGGATCAAGGAAAATGCATCACGTTCTTGCTTATTCTTTTTCATCAGGAGCTTCATTACTACAGGGTCAGTAGTAACTATGCTTGAGGGTCCCCAGATCTTGGGTGTCACATCTAGGCCACAGCTCGCTATAACAGGTAGGTGAGGGTGGGGTTCAACGCAATTGATGGCAACTCCGTGATTCCCGTGAAAGCAGTGAACAATCTGGCTAGATGACTTCTCCCAGAAAAATATATGTCCACAGTCACTGCCACTCACAACAAACTGACTTCTGGGCCCATAGAAATTGACACCTTTAAATGGCAAAGTATTTCGATGCCCCTTGTATCTTCTCACATACTGGGCTTCATCACAGCTATTAGTATTAAAGAGATAAATATCTTCATCATTATAACTGGCCAAGAGCTCAGTGCCATCATAGCTATACACCAGGCTTGAGATGCTTGGCTTAATTTTATTGGTGCACAAGTGTGGAGGACAGAATTTCTTAAGTACTGCATTATTGACCCTCTGGTCCATTTTTCTCTTGTCATATATCCTAACAACCGGATCTTGTCCACCCACTGCAAACTCGTGAATGTTGTTAGGATTCACAACGATCGTATAGAGCCCCACTCTCTTCCGATTCTTTTTTAAGACGAGCAGTTTGGAAGCTGGCTGATCCAGCCGGAGGTCGACATGATAGACAGCAGCATCTTCGCCTGATGTGAGGAATCTGTGTGGGCAGTTTGGCACTAATGCCAGACTGTGGGCAGCTGCTTGGTGCTGAGCCACACGTCTGATggtctggcaggctggggaggacCAGAGCTGTGCCACCCGAACCTGGCCATCGCTGCCACACATGGCCATGGCAGTATCCCCACTATTTGGGAGGAACTTGGCCTGGTAGACATTACTTGTGAAGCCACTGTCAAAGTTCAGCAGGGCGCGCTGCTGCATCCAATCCCAGATGATGACTCTCATGTCATTGCCGCTGCTCGTCAGCCAGGCCCCACTGTCGTTAAACTGCAGGGTGCTGACGACGCCCACGTGGCCTTTCAGCTCCCTCTGCAGCTGGAAGCGCTGCAGCAGCGCTCTGGACCCACAGGCCTCGGAGACGAAGTTGGCCCTGGAGCCCAGCTGCCGGTCTCGCAGGGCAGATACGACCTGCCAGCGGGGGCGAGGCAGGGGAGAAACCTCCGAGGCCACCCAGTTCTCCAGGGCCTCCTCCCGCTCCTGCTCTAACTGCCCTTGTGGGACGTCGACGTCTCTGGACCTCACGAGGTCCTGAGACAATGaagcctcctcctcttccacgtCATTCGCACCGCTCATATTGGACATTTTAAATGCTCACGGTTGTCCCACTCCTCGTACGAACCGAACTTCTCAGAAGTTGCTTCCCTGTCACGAAGGTACAGCGGCAATGGCCGTTGGGCAGAATCTCGCGAGACGAGACTGTGGCCAGGACCAGTACGGATACTGGTGAGGGTCAGAAGACCTTGGCCGGATGCACTGTGACCTTTTTAAATGATTGTATTCTGTCTGGCACTTACGCCATTGTATACTGCCAGGGGTTGGACATCGGAAGCATAAGCTATTTTGGAAAACATTGTAGTTATAATCGTGTTCACAAAATGGCAGTTGTTTGGTGAAACAGATTTTTATAAGCCTTCGTATTATTCATAAAAAACcttgctaatttatttatttgtttgattgtttgattggctttggggccatatccagtggtgctcaaggggtcactcctggctctgcactcacaaatcacccTGTAGTTTATACAGGATGACGTGAATTGAACTGGGTACCTTCCATGGTGTGGCATtcaatcaaatgccctactgttgtaatATCCCGCAGgccccctccttttattttttaagtcttcttttttggctacacctagtGCTGCTCAGAGCTTCTCCGTGCTCTGTGCTGGAGGAGCTGGAGGGGCTATTACGGGTGCCAGGAAGAGAATCGCTGTCTGCCTCTGTACAAGGCTAGAACCCTAAGCACCAAAGTTTTGCATTGTTCCCTCTATAGTTTTTTTAGAGTATTTGTATACATGAGGGACTAACCCTTATATTAACACACAGGTTCTCCATAATAATTAGATTTATTTTGATATGAAATTTCAGTCTTTTTCTATTACACTACTTCCTCTCTGAGTAGTTATACATTGGGCATTAAAATAACCTGAAGGACAAAATTGAATGGTCACTCAGCAAATTAAAATGGTTATTGAATACCtaggaaaaagaaggtgagagcctcaatggagagaaaaagTGTGTAGAATCTAGTCCTTCACATTCATATGTTTTGGTCTATGCTCAATCAAAAAGATATCCATTGACATGTGGCTCTGTCATTAATGACTTCAAAATGTCAATTGTGTATCATGGTGACATCAATAATTGAGAAAGAAACCACAGCAAATATAGttcagtaaaaaaatatttcaaatcttaCATTTCAAGATGCTTGTTATCTGTGTTTTTATGGTTCATTAAATGCATGAATGCCTGGTTTAAATTCATAATCTGTGTGGTTCTACCTCCTTATAAATTGCAAGAACAAGATATGTACCTTTATTTCAGAGACATAGAACTCCTTAGTAAAGATATTCAATTAGTGGTGATTTCCCTCTTTATCAGTGGTAAACAAAATTGTGATATGGATGATTCTTTCTCAAGGGACTTTGGAAAAATGCTACTAACTCAGACATGAATAGACTCATAACTGATGTTGGCTTCTGGACTGTAACTATAATAAGAATATGGAAACATTCTAAAAGTCATCtgttcactgtcactgtgtacctaaaatccaactgtgaaggactttgtaattcacaatagtttcaataaatatttttaaaaaagtagtctGAGAGATATTTAATTAGATGGTTGTTAAGTTGGTATAGTCACAAATAGTGACTCCAGACAGTGTTAG from Suncus etruscus isolate mSunEtr1 chromosome X, mSunEtr1.pri.cur, whole genome shotgun sequence includes these protein-coding regions:
- the LOC125998786 gene encoding DDB1- and CUL4-associated factor 8-like, producing MSGANDVEEEEASLSQDLVRSRDVDVPQGQLEQEREEALENWVASEVSPLPRPRWQVVSALRDRQLGSRANFVSEACGSRALLQRFQLQRELKGHVGVVSTLQFNDSGAWLTSSGNDMRVIIWDWMQQRALLNFDSGFTSNVYQAKFLPNSGDTAMAMCGSDGQVRVAQLWSSPACQTIRRVAQHQAAAHSLALVPNCPHRFLTSGEDAAVYHVDLRLDQPASKLLVLKKNRKRVGLYTIVVNPNNIHEFAVGGQDPVVRIYDKRKMDQRVNNAVLKKFCPPHLCTNKIKPSISSLVYSYDGTELLASYNDEDIYLFNTNSCDEAQYVRRYKGHRNTLPFKGVNFYGPRSQFVVSGSDCGHIFFWEKSSSQIVHCFHGNHGVAINCVEPHPHLPVIASCGLDVTPKIWGPSSIVTTDPVVMKLLMKKNKQERDAFSLIHRDLFEKYVIRHVMRNLRS